From the genome of Schaalia dentiphila ATCC 17982, one region includes:
- a CDS encoding PPA1309 family protein, which yields MTVEMMPSAREIALANVVVDIEKGAARVGWDHAPSIYALVPTAMLLADPNLPADIAEQLRTGWDGTEDHLSAIIQEDLADDDIEQVLAHLAWPETVPGAALTVERIVVPPEVEDEAPEDPDEALAFISNHPLRTDVRLAVGVMRTGESWCALRTRAFDSDDKVGQGSALVPALVDALRASLEPVTDEQA from the coding sequence ATGACTGTTGAAATGATGCCGAGCGCGCGCGAGATCGCGCTGGCCAACGTGGTTGTCGATATTGAGAAGGGCGCGGCCCGCGTGGGTTGGGATCACGCCCCGTCCATCTACGCGCTGGTACCGACGGCGATGCTGCTGGCCGACCCGAATCTGCCTGCTGACATTGCCGAGCAGCTGCGCACTGGTTGGGATGGGACCGAGGACCACCTGAGCGCGATCATCCAGGAGGACCTGGCTGACGACGACATTGAGCAAGTTCTGGCGCATCTGGCCTGGCCCGAGACCGTTCCGGGCGCCGCACTGACCGTCGAGCGTATCGTCGTTCCGCCGGAGGTCGAGGACGAGGCCCCCGAGGACCCCGACGAGGCCCTGGCCTTCATCTCGAATCACCCCCTGCGAACGGACGTGCGTCTGGCCGTTGGCGTGATGCGTACGGGCGAGTCGTGGTGCGCTTTGCGTACCCGCGCCTTCGACTCAGACGACAAGGTCGGGCAGGGCTCGGCGCTCGTCCCCGCGCTGGTGGATGCCCTGCGAGCGTCTCTCGAGCCGGTGACGGACGAGCAAGCCTGA
- a CDS encoding YlbL family protein — MTSENIELVPLQEDDSTRRIPIVSWRIVTAVLAALAMVVILFWIPVPFVVNSPGPTFNVLGSDNGVPMLQIEGTDPTTGEAIEQDEPQSTSYKAPAKPGQGQLRMVTVSESGNPKSRLNFAQLIAAYFDPHSKIVDYESVYPKGLTQERSSAAQLAMMRNSQTTSQVAALEYLGWEVPATVTIEGAVEGTNAEGIVQQGDILRAITTPDGVRHEITSAATPFALMRSVPAGSTMTLTIEREGATQDVSFASVAASANESGSKLGVYLSVDPALPVDITVNIDGVGGPSAGMMFSLSIIDRLTPGDMTGGKVIAGTGTMSYDGQVGGIGGIQQKLWGAHRDGAQWFLAPSENCNEVVGHVPDGLRVVSVSTLDEAVNAVRSIADGTGDALPTCQ; from the coding sequence ATGACCTCGGAGAATATCGAGCTGGTGCCCCTGCAGGAGGACGACTCTACCCGGCGTATCCCCATCGTCAGCTGGCGGATTGTCACGGCGGTCCTCGCCGCGCTCGCCATGGTGGTGATCCTCTTCTGGATCCCTGTTCCCTTCGTGGTTAACAGCCCTGGCCCGACCTTCAATGTGCTGGGATCCGACAACGGAGTTCCCATGCTCCAGATCGAGGGAACCGACCCCACAACGGGGGAAGCGATCGAGCAGGACGAGCCTCAGTCCACCTCGTACAAGGCACCCGCGAAGCCGGGGCAGGGGCAGCTGCGCATGGTGACGGTCTCCGAATCGGGAAACCCCAAGTCTCGCCTGAACTTCGCGCAGCTCATCGCCGCGTACTTTGACCCGCACAGCAAGATCGTGGACTACGAGTCGGTGTATCCCAAGGGATTGACGCAGGAACGGTCGAGCGCGGCTCAGCTGGCCATGATGCGCAACTCGCAGACGACCTCGCAGGTCGCCGCCCTCGAGTACCTCGGGTGGGAGGTCCCCGCGACGGTCACGATTGAGGGTGCGGTCGAGGGAACCAACGCGGAAGGGATCGTCCAACAGGGAGACATCCTCCGCGCGATCACGACCCCCGACGGAGTACGTCACGAGATCACCAGCGCCGCAACTCCTTTCGCACTCATGCGCTCGGTGCCGGCCGGTTCCACGATGACGCTGACGATCGAGCGAGAAGGTGCCACGCAGGACGTCTCCTTCGCATCCGTCGCCGCGTCCGCCAACGAGAGCGGCTCCAAGCTCGGCGTCTACCTCTCCGTCGACCCCGCCCTGCCCGTCGACATCACCGTCAACATCGACGGCGTTGGTGGCCCGAGTGCTGGCATGATGTTCTCACTGAGTATCATCGATCGCCTGACCCCCGGTGACATGACCGGCGGCAAGGTCATCGCGGGCACTGGAACCATGTCCTACGACGGGCAAGTCGGAGGTATCGGTGGCATTCAGCAGAAGCTGTGGGGTGCGCACCGCGACGGGGCCCAGTGGTTCCTCGCCCCTTCCGAGAACTGTAACGAGGTCGTTGGACACGTCCCCGACGGGCTGCGCGTCGTCTCGGTGTCCACCCTCGACGAGGCAGTGAACGCCGTGCGCTCCATCGCCGACGGTACCGGGGATGCCCTGCCGACCTGCCAGTAG
- a CDS encoding zinc-dependent metalloprotease — protein MNEFDSGTPFEDFLRSILGEEAAAEAARALQAQGFDPANLPPEFSDPARMRAAMGQFQFLMNTTVGPVNWRVVEDSAKQAAYASGDPSPTATEAEAARQAMTVADLWLDAVTDFASGPVTRDVWSKVAWVEHTIPTWKRICEPVALNVSRALSAALSEQFGSEGLGDAVSLPDGMAAMLGKTQEMMPRLSAMMFSAQIARALAALAGESFGTFDTGIPLSDRSHAALLPHNVAQFSEGLDIPFDEVRQFLAVREAAHRRLFASVPWLEGDLVRAVERYASQIAIDTEAISEAARSVDPSDPHSVESALSGGVFALSTTPDQRRALTRLETMLALIEGWVEVVTARATLPYLPHADALREMMRRRRASGGPAEEILGTLMGLQMRPRQARGAASIFALVEADGGRDAREALWSHPDMVPSETELATPDTFLTLRRAAAEEDADIDAALNSLLDGTLGWADGLEPGDEASAGSSDDPEDPEAPTPKDATD, from the coding sequence ATGAACGAGTTTGACTCCGGCACCCCGTTTGAGGACTTCCTGCGCTCGATCCTGGGCGAGGAGGCGGCAGCTGAGGCCGCGCGCGCCCTGCAGGCTCAGGGTTTCGATCCCGCGAATCTTCCCCCGGAGTTTTCCGATCCCGCGCGTATGCGCGCGGCGATGGGCCAGTTCCAGTTCCTCATGAACACGACGGTAGGCCCCGTCAACTGGCGCGTGGTGGAGGACAGCGCAAAGCAGGCCGCGTACGCGAGCGGCGACCCCTCCCCCACGGCCACGGAGGCCGAGGCCGCACGTCAGGCGATGACCGTCGCGGACCTGTGGCTCGACGCGGTCACCGATTTTGCTTCCGGCCCGGTTACCCGCGACGTGTGGAGCAAGGTCGCGTGGGTCGAGCACACCATTCCGACGTGGAAGCGCATCTGCGAGCCCGTGGCACTCAACGTCTCGCGCGCCCTGTCCGCCGCCCTCTCGGAGCAGTTCGGTTCCGAGGGCCTGGGGGACGCAGTCTCCCTGCCGGACGGTATGGCTGCAATGCTCGGCAAGACACAGGAGATGATGCCGCGCCTGTCGGCGATGATGTTCTCCGCGCAGATCGCACGCGCGCTGGCGGCCCTGGCCGGCGAGTCGTTCGGCACCTTCGACACGGGCATCCCCCTGTCGGATAGGTCGCACGCCGCCCTACTGCCGCACAACGTCGCGCAGTTCTCCGAGGGGCTCGACATCCCCTTCGATGAGGTCCGTCAGTTCCTCGCCGTGCGCGAGGCCGCGCATCGCCGACTCTTCGCCTCGGTCCCGTGGCTGGAGGGCGACCTGGTGCGCGCGGTCGAGCGCTACGCGTCCCAGATCGCGATCGACACGGAGGCGATTTCCGAGGCTGCGCGCTCGGTGGATCCCTCGGATCCGCACTCGGTGGAGTCTGCCCTCAGCGGCGGCGTGTTTGCGCTGTCGACGACGCCCGATCAGCGTCGTGCGCTCACACGCCTGGAGACGATGTTGGCCCTCATCGAGGGCTGGGTCGAGGTCGTGACGGCCCGCGCTACCCTGCCCTACCTGCCCCACGCGGACGCGCTGCGCGAGATGATGCGTCGCCGCCGCGCGTCGGGCGGCCCCGCGGAGGAGATCCTCGGGACACTCATGGGTCTGCAGATGCGCCCGCGTCAGGCGCGCGGCGCCGCGTCGATCTTTGCGCTGGTGGAGGCCGACGGCGGGCGCGACGCTCGCGAGGCCCTGTGGTCGCACCCGGATATGGTTCCCTCCGAGACGGAGCTGGCCACGCCGGACACCTTCCTGACGCTGCGCCGGGCAGCGGCCGAGGAGGACGCGGATATCGACGCCGCACTCAACTCGCTCCTGGATGGAACGCTCGGCTGGGCGGATGGGCTGGAACCCGGGGACGAGGCCTCGGCCGGCTCGAGTGACGACCCCGAAGACCCCGAAGCACCCACCCCCAAGGACGCGACAGACTGA
- a CDS encoding ATP-dependent DNA helicase UvrD2: MNPEELLEALDPDQRAVATQVAGPLAVLAGAGTGKTRAITYRIAYGAAVGAFDPSNVLAVTFTQRAAFEMRHRLAQLGVPKAQARTFHSAALRQLRHFWPTVVGGPLPDVIPHKASLVAASAARLGITIDRTNVRDIAAEVEWAKVSMIDAAHYASRVARLRRDVPAGLDAGDMARLLDVYEDAKNERGVIDFEDILIYLCGMLQERADVASIVRKQYRSFVVDEFQDVNLLQACLLDLWLGGRHDVCVVGDVAQTIYSFTGASPDYLTGFGRKHPGARIVELTRDYRSTPQIVSLANDVLARSSQREGTVRLSSQRYGGAQVSYRTYDDDRAEAEGVAASIADLIAGGMAPHSIAVLMRTNGQSQAFEEALGARGIPIAVAGGKPFFARDDVRTAISRLRAAAAAATDDGSVGEIVRDVLSGVGWAPEAPSGQAGSERWSNMNAIVGWADDSKAETLAAFVAELDERVAYQVEPDKAGVELATIHAAKGLEWDAVFLVGVAEGLLPISYAKTAAAREEERRLLYVAVTRARDLLTLSWARSRGTDGRGKRKRSRLLDGIWPEDARVGAPKKKARASTRALNQAFEEEASPQAIELFGRLKAWRLEVSRQAGVPPFAVFTDQTLRDITQAMPKNTTQLRVIRGIGDVKVQRFAAPVLALVRGEEVIVDEEA, encoded by the coding sequence ATGAACCCCGAGGAACTGCTGGAGGCCCTGGACCCCGATCAGCGCGCCGTCGCCACGCAGGTCGCTGGCCCGCTCGCCGTCCTGGCGGGTGCGGGCACCGGCAAGACCCGCGCGATCACGTACCGCATCGCGTACGGGGCGGCCGTTGGTGCCTTCGACCCATCCAACGTGCTCGCCGTGACCTTCACGCAGCGCGCGGCCTTCGAAATGCGTCACCGCCTGGCCCAGCTGGGTGTTCCTAAGGCTCAGGCGCGCACCTTCCACTCCGCCGCGCTGCGCCAGCTGCGCCATTTTTGGCCCACCGTCGTGGGAGGTCCGCTGCCTGACGTCATCCCGCACAAGGCCTCCCTCGTCGCGGCTTCCGCCGCGCGCCTGGGGATCACGATCGATCGCACGAACGTTCGCGACATCGCGGCCGAGGTCGAATGGGCGAAGGTCTCGATGATCGATGCCGCCCACTACGCCTCGCGCGTGGCTCGCCTGCGCCGCGATGTGCCCGCCGGGCTGGATGCAGGCGACATGGCGCGCCTCCTCGACGTGTATGAGGACGCGAAGAACGAACGCGGCGTCATCGACTTTGAGGACATCCTCATCTACCTGTGCGGCATGCTGCAGGAACGCGCGGATGTCGCCTCGATCGTGCGCAAGCAGTACCGCTCTTTCGTGGTCGATGAGTTCCAGGATGTCAACCTCCTCCAGGCATGCCTGCTCGACCTGTGGCTGGGTGGGCGCCACGATGTGTGCGTCGTCGGCGACGTCGCGCAGACGATCTACTCCTTTACGGGAGCGTCCCCGGATTACCTGACAGGTTTCGGACGCAAGCATCCGGGCGCACGCATCGTCGAGCTGACCCGCGACTACCGTTCGACCCCGCAGATCGTGAGCTTGGCGAACGACGTCCTGGCACGCTCGAGCCAGCGCGAGGGCACGGTGCGCCTATCCAGCCAGCGCTACGGCGGCGCCCAGGTCTCCTACCGCACCTACGACGACGATCGGGCCGAGGCCGAGGGGGTCGCAGCCTCGATTGCAGACCTCATCGCGGGCGGTATGGCGCCTCACTCGATCGCAGTTCTCATGCGTACGAACGGCCAGTCCCAGGCCTTCGAAGAGGCCCTGGGAGCGCGCGGTATCCCCATCGCCGTCGCCGGGGGAAAGCCCTTCTTTGCCCGCGATGACGTGCGTACCGCAATCTCACGCCTGCGGGCCGCGGCGGCGGCCGCCACCGACGACGGGAGCGTGGGCGAGATCGTGCGTGATGTCCTCTCGGGCGTTGGCTGGGCACCCGAGGCACCCTCTGGCCAGGCGGGGTCTGAGCGCTGGTCGAACATGAACGCGATCGTTGGCTGGGCGGACGACAGCAAGGCGGAGACGCTCGCCGCCTTTGTGGCGGAGCTCGACGAACGGGTCGCCTACCAGGTCGAACCGGACAAGGCAGGCGTCGAGCTGGCTACGATCCACGCCGCCAAGGGCCTCGAATGGGACGCTGTCTTCCTCGTCGGCGTGGCCGAAGGCCTCCTCCCGATCTCGTACGCAAAGACTGCGGCCGCCCGCGAGGAGGAACGCCGCCTGCTGTACGTGGCCGTCACCCGTGCCCGCGACCTGCTGACCCTGTCGTGGGCGCGCTCGAGGGGCACCGATGGACGCGGCAAACGCAAGCGCAGTCGCCTGCTCGACGGTATCTGGCCCGAAGACGCGCGAGTGGGTGCGCCGAAGAAGAAGGCGCGTGCCTCCACGCGCGCCCTCAATCAGGCCTTCGAGGAGGAGGCCTCGCCCCAGGCGATCGAGCTCTTCGGGCGCCTCAAGGCGTGGCGTCTCGAGGTCTCGCGTCAGGCGGGCGTGCCGCCTTTCGCCGTGTTTACCGATCAGACCCTGCGCGACATTACCCAGGCCATGCCAAAGAACACGACGCAGCTGCGCGTTATTCGTGGCATCGGTGACGTGAAGGTGCAACGCTTTGCCGCCCCGGTGCTCGCACTGGTGCGCGGCGAAGAGGTCATCGTCGACGAAGAGGCCTGA
- the nudC gene encoding NAD(+) diphosphatase: MSLDLPLVRGHVDAAVALRESVAPVALVRAGEADVILVDGAGFVLLDEVEASPSGAPVLRRLSGDEAVRAAEGGTASFIGVAQGRSVVAIEVSRDEAWGRWEHLRAVGWQLDGDDAALALTALALAGWHANYRFCPRCGAPVQLVSGGWAARCEACDRLEYPRQDPAIIVLVEDHDGRVLLAHNALWRPGFVSIIAGYVEAGESPDITVAREVAEEVGVDIETPTYVATQPWPFGRSQMMGYRARTALPRPTPQADGVEIEWARFYSRDELTRALDNGEISAPGRASIAYALLREWYGEELPSGLDGEGRN; this comes from the coding sequence ATGAGTCTTGATCTACCTCTCGTCCGCGGTCACGTCGACGCGGCCGTCGCGCTGCGTGAATCCGTGGCTCCCGTCGCCCTGGTGCGCGCCGGTGAGGCCGATGTCATTCTCGTGGACGGTGCCGGCTTCGTTCTCCTTGACGAGGTTGAGGCATCCCCCTCGGGAGCCCCTGTCCTGCGGCGCCTGAGTGGGGACGAGGCCGTGCGTGCTGCTGAAGGAGGGACGGCCTCGTTCATCGGTGTCGCGCAGGGACGCTCCGTCGTCGCGATCGAGGTGAGTCGGGACGAGGCCTGGGGACGCTGGGAGCATCTGCGCGCGGTCGGGTGGCAGCTTGACGGTGACGACGCGGCCCTCGCGCTGACTGCGCTCGCGCTCGCGGGCTGGCACGCCAACTACCGCTTCTGCCCGCGCTGTGGGGCTCCGGTGCAGCTGGTGTCCGGTGGATGGGCCGCGCGATGCGAGGCATGCGATCGGCTTGAGTATCCGCGCCAGGACCCAGCGATCATCGTCCTCGTTGAGGATCATGATGGGCGCGTCCTCCTGGCGCACAACGCCCTGTGGCGGCCCGGCTTCGTGTCGATTATCGCCGGCTACGTCGAGGCCGGGGAATCCCCGGACATCACGGTTGCCCGCGAGGTCGCCGAGGAGGTGGGCGTCGACATCGAGACGCCTACCTACGTCGCGACGCAGCCGTGGCCGTTCGGGCGTTCACAGATGATGGGCTACCGGGCTCGCACCGCTTTGCCGCGCCCCACCCCGCAGGCGGATGGTGTGGAGATAGAGTGGGCGCGCTTCTACAGCCGCGACGAGCTGACCCGCGCGCTGGATAACGGGGAGATCAGCGCACCCGGTCGCGCCTCGATCGCCTACGCACTGCTGCGGGAGTGGTACGGCGAGGAGCTGCCGAGCGGATTGGACGGCGAGGGACGCAACTGA
- the rph gene encoding ribonuclease PH — MTNTPLRADGRTPSQLRPVSMTRGWSGTGEGSVLIEFGNTRVLCVASFTEGVPRWKRDSGEGWVTGEYSMLPRATEQRSSRESVKGKVGGRTQEISRLIGRSLRGIVDVSALGENTIVLDCDVLRADGGTRTAAITGAYVALADAVSWAKEQGILKPSAKVLTDSISAISVGVIDGTPMLDLPYVEDVRAETDMNVVQTGSGRFIEVQGTAEHAPFNRDELNELLDLATLGNARLAEAQKLALEAPLMERVEVRP; from the coding sequence ATGACAAATACTCCCCTGCGCGCCGATGGGCGCACCCCGTCCCAGCTCCGTCCCGTCTCCATGACCCGCGGTTGGTCGGGCACCGGTGAGGGTTCCGTCCTCATCGAGTTCGGCAACACCCGCGTCCTGTGTGTTGCGTCTTTCACCGAAGGCGTGCCGCGTTGGAAGCGCGACTCCGGCGAAGGCTGGGTCACCGGCGAGTACTCGATGCTTCCGCGTGCAACCGAGCAGCGCTCCTCCCGAGAGTCCGTCAAGGGCAAGGTGGGCGGCCGCACTCAGGAAATCTCGCGCCTCATCGGCCGCTCCCTGCGCGGCATCGTCGACGTCTCCGCACTCGGCGAGAACACCATCGTCTTGGACTGCGACGTTCTGCGGGCCGACGGCGGCACCCGCACTGCAGCGATCACGGGCGCTTACGTGGCCCTCGCCGACGCCGTGAGCTGGGCGAAGGAGCAGGGCATCCTCAAGCCCTCAGCCAAGGTCCTCACCGACTCGATCTCCGCGATCTCCGTGGGCGTCATCGACGGCACCCCCATGCTGGACCTGCCCTACGTCGAGGATGTGCGCGCCGAAACCGACATGAACGTCGTTCAGACGGGCAGCGGTCGCTTCATCGAGGTGCAGGGCACCGCCGAGCACGCTCCTTTCAACCGCGACGAGCTCAACGAGCTGCTGGACCTGGCAACCCTGGGTAACGCCCGGCTCGCAGAGGCGCAGAAGCTCGCGCTTGAGGCTCCCCTCATGGAGCGCGTCGAGGTGCGTCCGTGA
- the rdgB gene encoding RdgB/HAM1 family non-canonical purine NTP pyrophosphatase — MSARLVFATSNAHKVSELEAILAPAWEGFEAGCVARMSDFDVASPVEDGVTFEENSLIKARALARATGLAAIADDSGITVDVLGGAPGIFSARWAGSHGDDAANLRLLIDQLSDVPDAHRGAAFVSAAVLVTPDGREFVERGEVRGTLTRSPRGEGGFGYDPIFVPEGFEVTTAQMSADQKNAISHRGIAFRALIPHIVEYLRG, encoded by the coding sequence GTGAGCGCGCGCCTGGTCTTCGCGACCTCCAACGCGCACAAGGTCAGCGAGCTCGAAGCCATCCTGGCCCCTGCATGGGAGGGCTTCGAGGCCGGCTGCGTGGCGCGCATGAGCGATTTCGACGTGGCTTCCCCGGTCGAGGACGGTGTGACCTTCGAGGAGAACTCCCTCATCAAGGCCCGCGCGCTGGCTCGCGCCACCGGTCTGGCTGCCATCGCCGACGACTCCGGTATCACGGTGGACGTTCTGGGCGGGGCGCCCGGTATCTTCTCCGCGCGCTGGGCCGGCTCCCACGGGGACGATGCGGCGAATCTGCGTCTGCTCATCGATCAGCTCTCCGACGTTCCCGACGCCCATCGCGGAGCGGCATTCGTGTCGGCCGCTGTCCTCGTCACCCCGGACGGTCGCGAGTTCGTCGAGCGCGGCGAGGTGCGCGGCACCCTAACGCGTTCCCCTCGCGGCGAGGGCGGGTTCGGCTACGACCCGATCTTCGTCCCCGAGGGCTTCGAGGTTACGACCGCTCAGATGAGTGCGGATCAAAAGAACGCGATCAGCCACCGCGGCATCGCTTTCCGAGCCCTCATACCCCACATCGTGGAATACCTGCGCGGCTGA
- a CDS encoding CBU_0592 family membrane protein: protein MTIFSLAITILGWVGAAASIAAYYLVSSKRFAPDSLRYHSLNVSSCILLAIACASTGAWPSFLTNAIFIGVGCAMIWRVRDRLARRIMKVVRFFDVRRYLPRRARLARAR from the coding sequence ATGACGATCTTCTCTCTCGCAATCACGATCCTCGGCTGGGTGGGCGCCGCCGCCTCCATCGCCGCCTACTACCTGGTCTCCTCCAAGCGCTTCGCTCCTGACTCCCTGCGCTACCACTCGCTGAACGTCTCCAGCTGTATCCTGCTGGCGATCGCCTGCGCCTCGACCGGCGCGTGGCCGTCCTTCCTGACGAACGCCATCTTTATCGGCGTCGGATGTGCCATGATCTGGCGCGTGCGCGACCGCCTCGCGCGCCGCATCATGAAGGTCGTCCGCTTCTTCGATGTGCGCCGCTACCTGCCGCGTCGTGCGCGCCTGGCGCGCGCTCGCTGA
- a CDS encoding LysR family transcriptional regulator — MDIDPRRLPFLLSVAREGGIVAAADILMVSPSAVSQQIQKLEEEVGLKLVERTTSGAILTPAGTIVAEAGERINADIEEALKALRPLTGQVTGTVTIGAFLTICRSTLIPALPDLTDALPGVDLRIEETEETPGMAALRTGHYDILVIERDEDPGLAPRGYTDVPFLDEPWMLVTPDSAPPIGSIEDLADLTWLRVNPGTSGDHVMRRITKAFPDTRWAPHLYTTYEAARTLVRARTGSTILPAMALAGAHTEGMRITPLPSLGTRKILLRHKNHGWSEASGPARVATYLAEWKRHNASYSTSGD; from the coding sequence GTGGATATCGACCCCCGCCGCCTGCCTTTCCTTCTGTCCGTCGCGCGTGAAGGCGGCATCGTTGCCGCCGCCGACATACTCATGGTCTCGCCCTCGGCAGTGTCCCAGCAGATCCAGAAACTTGAGGAGGAAGTCGGCCTCAAGCTCGTCGAGCGCACCACGTCCGGCGCGATTCTCACCCCGGCCGGCACGATCGTCGCCGAAGCCGGCGAGCGCATCAACGCCGATATCGAGGAAGCCCTCAAGGCGCTACGTCCCCTCACCGGCCAGGTGACGGGAACGGTCACCATTGGGGCGTTCCTGACGATTTGCCGCTCCACCCTCATCCCCGCACTCCCCGACCTCACGGACGCCCTGCCCGGCGTCGACCTGCGCATCGAGGAAACAGAAGAGACCCCGGGCATGGCCGCGCTGCGCACCGGCCACTACGACATCCTCGTCATCGAACGAGACGAGGACCCGGGCCTCGCCCCTCGCGGGTACACGGACGTCCCATTCCTCGACGAACCCTGGATGCTCGTCACCCCGGACTCCGCTCCCCCGATCGGCTCGATCGAAGACCTTGCGGACCTCACCTGGTTGCGCGTCAATCCAGGCACCAGCGGCGACCACGTCATGCGCCGTATCACGAAAGCATTTCCGGACACACGCTGGGCACCTCACCTCTACACGACTTACGAGGCCGCCCGCACCCTCGTACGCGCCCGCACGGGCTCGACGATCCTGCCGGCCATGGCGCTGGCCGGGGCCCACACGGAGGGCATGCGCATCACCCCGCTACCGTCGCTGGGCACTCGCAAGATCCTGCTGCGCCACAAGAACCACGGTTGGTCCGAGGCGTCAGGCCCCGCGCGCGTGGCCACATACTTGGCGGAGTGGAAGCGTCACAACGCCTCATACTCGACATCCGGCGACTGA
- a CDS encoding MBL fold metallo-hydrolase, with the protein MKLTVIGATGSMSGPESPASSYLVQARGLDPRSGEERTFSLACDLGPGSFGALWAHVCPCDLDALVLSHCHADHMGDIISLQVYRKWGPGAAASALPLYGPAETMRRVRQIEDAPDNEAYEAEFVFTHMQLGEAYQVGPMTIRPYRALHPVEAFGLRIEGPSEDDPERLVSLFYTGDTDLCDTIIEGARGVDMLLSEVGFTSDETEPDMHMDGVRAGEVATRAGVARMIATHIQPWTPRDRVASEVRQTWSGPLDFATSGMQVSL; encoded by the coding sequence GTGAAGTTGACTGTCATCGGCGCTACCGGTTCGATGTCTGGCCCGGAGTCACCGGCCTCGTCCTACCTTGTTCAGGCCCGAGGCCTGGACCCTCGATCGGGGGAGGAGCGGACCTTCTCGCTCGCGTGCGACTTGGGTCCCGGTTCCTTCGGCGCGCTGTGGGCGCACGTGTGCCCATGTGACCTCGACGCCCTGGTGCTGTCCCATTGTCACGCGGACCATATGGGCGACATCATCTCCCTGCAGGTCTACCGCAAGTGGGGCCCGGGGGCGGCCGCATCTGCGCTGCCCCTGTACGGTCCCGCTGAGACGATGCGTCGCGTGCGCCAGATCGAAGACGCCCCGGACAACGAGGCATACGAGGCTGAATTCGTCTTCACCCACATGCAGCTGGGCGAGGCCTACCAGGTTGGTCCCATGACGATCCGCCCCTACCGCGCCCTGCATCCGGTCGAGGCATTTGGCCTGCGCATCGAGGGGCCCTCCGAGGATGATCCTGAGCGCCTGGTGTCGCTGTTCTACACGGGGGACACCGACCTGTGCGACACGATCATCGAGGGGGCGCGCGGCGTTGACATGCTCCTCAGCGAGGTCGGCTTCACGAGCGACGAGACCGAGCCCGACATGCACATGGACGGCGTGCGTGCGGGTGAGGTCGCCACGCGAGCCGGAGTAGCCCGCATGATCGCGACCCACATCCAGCCGTGGACGCCCCGCGATCGGGTGGCCTCCGAAGTGCGACAGACCTGGTCGGGTCCCCTCGACTTCGCGACCTCCGGGATGCAGGTCAGCCTCTGA
- the murI gene encoding glutamate racemase, whose amino-acid sequence MNNAPIGIFDSGLGGLTVARAVIDKLPDEEIIYLGDTEHTPYGPRAIAQVRSLTLSALDELASRGVKALVIACNTATAAALADARERYWIDAGIPVVEVITPAARQSVIATRNHHVGVIGTKATIQSEAYLRALAAVPGLTVSQQACPAFVDFVEAGVTTGEEIEAVAREYLTPLKEAGVDTLILGCTHYPLLTGVIGRIMGERVTLVTSSEATANVTYNELVDRGLLHDPWPAGEGPQHQFLATGASDLFPRLARRFLGPEVGSVARVNTGGGIA is encoded by the coding sequence ATGAACAACGCCCCGATCGGGATTTTCGACTCGGGCCTAGGTGGGCTGACGGTGGCTCGCGCAGTCATCGACAAGCTGCCCGACGAAGAGATCATCTACCTGGGCGACACCGAGCACACGCCTTACGGCCCGCGCGCGATCGCGCAGGTTCGCTCGCTGACGCTCTCCGCCCTCGACGAGCTGGCATCGCGCGGAGTGAAGGCGCTCGTCATCGCCTGCAACACGGCGACGGCCGCCGCGCTTGCGGATGCTCGGGAACGCTACTGGATCGATGCCGGGATCCCCGTCGTCGAGGTCATTACCCCGGCGGCACGCCAGAGCGTTATCGCCACGCGTAACCACCATGTGGGCGTCATCGGTACGAAGGCCACTATCCAATCCGAGGCGTACCTGCGCGCGCTCGCAGCCGTCCCCGGGCTGACGGTCAGCCAGCAGGCCTGCCCCGCTTTCGTTGACTTCGTCGAGGCCGGGGTGACCACGGGCGAGGAGATTGAGGCCGTGGCGCGCGAGTATCTGACGCCGCTGAAGGAAGCGGGTGTGGACACGCTCATCCTGGGGTGTACGCACTACCCGCTGCTCACCGGTGTTATCGGCCGCATTATGGGCGAGCGAGTCACGCTCGTGACCTCCTCGGAGGCGACCGCGAACGTTACCTATAACGAGCTCGTGGACCGCGGGCTCCTTCACGACCCGTGGCCCGCGGGTGAAGGGCCGCAGCACCAGTTCCTGGCCACGGGCGCTTCCGACTTGTTCCCGCGCCTGGCTCGCCGTTTCCTTGGCCCCGAGGTGGGCTCCGTTGCCCGCGTGAACACCGGCGGTGGTATCGCGTGA